A genomic window from Dermatophilaceae bacterium Sec6.4 includes:
- a CDS encoding type II toxin-antitoxin system Phd/YefM family antitoxin yields the protein MTAISATSARANLYRLIDQVNAESQPLTITGQRGNAVLVSEADWQAIQETLFLESVPGMVESIHQARAEGVEAGSRDLDW from the coding sequence GTGACTGCTATAAGTGCGACGTCGGCGCGGGCGAATTTGTATCGGTTGATTGACCAGGTGAACGCCGAGTCTCAGCCCCTGACGATTACAGGGCAACGGGGCAATGCGGTGTTGGTCAGCGAGGCTGACTGGCAGGCGATCCAGGAGACCTTGTTCTTGGAGTCGGTGCCGGGAATGGTCGAGTCGATCCATCAGGCTCGCGCTGAGGGTGTCGAGGCCGGTTCT